A stretch of the Glandiceps talaboti chromosome 23, keGlaTala1.1, whole genome shotgun sequence genome encodes the following:
- the LOC144453182 gene encoding perlucin-like protein, which translates to MKLTAVIISTLCMSIVVDARIFRYGPQQATWQCPDGWQRYGTSCFHIGMDRVSWGVARQTCQSFGADLATDKDENTHAFLKAMPSTGFKWVDDTPLKTCFLPWNGPEPNGSPSKNWNGYGHLCGLDNFNTLLGLGYVNLLGH; encoded by the exons ATGAAGTTGACAGCCGTCATTATTTCTACTCTGTGTATGTCCATTGTAGTGGACGCAAGAATCTTTCGCTACGGACCTCAACAAG CAACTTGGCAGTGTCCTGATGGCTGGCAAAGATACGGAACGTCTTGTTTTCATATCGGCATGGATAGAGTTAGTTGGGGTGTAGCTCGACAAACCTGCCAGAGCTTCGGAGCTGACCTGGCAACTGATAAAGATGAAAATACCCATGCGTTTCTCAAAGCAATG CCATCTACTGGTTTTAAATGGGTTGATGATACACCTTTAAAAACCTGTTTCCTCCCATGGAATGGACCAGAGCCTAATGGAAGCCCATCCAAGAACTG GAATGGCTATGGACACCTATGTGGTCTTGATAATTTCAACACTCTCCTTGGTTTAGGATACGTGAATTTACTAGGACACTAA